Within Acidobacteriota bacterium, the genomic segment TCACTATGGAAGACTTTGTCCTCACCAAACAGGATCTCGACTTCGTCATCGATCGCCTGAAGGATGAGGTCTACAGCGACGATCTGGACGACGCTCGCTGGCTCCGCACCTATATCGGCAAGACCGGATTCCTCCAGCTAGGATTCGCCCACCAGGGCACGCTCTTTCTCTACGAAGTCTCCACCGAATGGCACGAGCGCTACCAGCGCGTCCTCGAAACCGCCGAAGCCATCGGCGGCCTGCTCATCGAGGATGATGACGACGACGAGTAGCCAGACACTCCGACCCAGCACCCCAACAAAAGCTCCGATCTTCAAATTCACTGCTTTTTCGCTGTTACGCTCCGGAACAGTGAATTAACAGCGAATTTATCAGCGAATTTATCAGTGAATTTTCGCGCCCGGCTCACACCCGCATAAACACTGGAGGAAACGCAATCGCGACGCAATTAACAGTGAATAACAGCGAATTTACAGGGAATGCCGCAGGACGAGAATTTTCGGGCTCGCTTTCGACGTGAACCAAATTGGCAGCGCTATTCATTCTGGGAGAGCCCTATCCAAGCCACTTTTCATCGCGCATGCCAAATCCGTGAATAGACCTGCGCACGACAAGGGCCGGCTGCAAGAAGAACTCAGACTGTCGAGATGAGTCTTCGCATTTTTTGGTCGATCCCATCATCTAAAGGACTTACGCGACGAGATCCCATGAGATCGCATCGTGAATCCCAAGTGTCCAATGGGATCCGATGGGATCATCCCATGGTGGTGAAGGATCGAGATGGGATTATCCCCTTCCGCACGATGGGATCTCGGAGGGATCGAGTTCCAGCCTGCCGAGGGAGGCATCTCGCGTTCGCCAATTTGGGCACAGCCACAGTCGAGGGCGGCTAGTCCACAAGCTCCTCCCTTGAGGTCTTCAGCTGCGCCACAATTTCCCAAATGGAAACTTCGTGCAACATCACTCTTCGCATGATGGCACGCGCCGCGCGCCCCAGACAAGCTTCGTCCGTTGCTCGCCAAATTTATTCCCCCAAGCGCACCAACAACTTGCAAGCCAGGGGAGAAATATTTGAGCAATCCGTTGCTCTACCAAGGCTTCACACACAGAGACTCGGGAACCGCGTTCAGAAATCCCGCATCTGGGTCGTGCTCGCCGAGGTAGCAATCGGGATCTCCGGTTCACTAGCCGGGACTGAGCCAGGTCAGGTATCATCGGCGCATGGGTGAGAGGCGCTACGCCCTCGTTGTCGCGCTGCTGTTGTTTTGGACGGCTGCGCCTGCCTTGCGCTGTGTGCTCCCTGGAGAATCTCTCACACCTGAAGAGCAAGCCTGCTGCAAAACAATGGGCGGCGATTGTGGCGATATGGGCAATCACTCCTGCTGCAAGAAGATTAAGGCTGATACGCAACCTGCTGTCGTTACTTCACAGGCTAATGCGCCTCACTTTGTGACTCTTGCAACGCCAGCCACATCCAGCGCCGGTGTTGCTATGCCGGCATTGCAGCTCGCGGATGTAGCCGCCGTTGCGCCCTCGCCACCGCTCCCGACTGTTTCGGCCGCCGTCCTAAGAATCTGATTCTGTCCGTCTTATCGTGCCCTGCAAAAGGGTGTGTGCAGTTGTGTCTTCAACGAAGGACGGAATTAAATGCAAGATCTTTCTTCTTTTTGTCGGTGGATGGCCTCCGCCGTGTTGTTCTGTGCTCCACCAGCCATAGCGCAGGGAGCTGCTCCCGAAACGGCTCCGCCACTTTTTCCCGGCGGCGCACTCATCTCTCACAACTCGGTGTTTACGACGCGCGGCCCTGCGCTCGATGCGGCTAAACAGCAGACTTCAGGCATGCCTCCGACTGGGCCCGCAGTCAGCCTCGCGGAACTCGTCCGAGAAGCCGAGCAGAACAATCCTGAAATCGCGGCGGCACAGCGCGGTTATCAAGCGGCGGCTCATGTTGCTGGTCAGGTCTCTGCACTGCCTGATACTCAAGTCAGCGTTCAGCAGTTTGCTGTAGGAAGTCCGCGGCCATTCGCCGGTTACACGAACACTGATTTTGCCTATATAGGTTTTGGTGCGTCGCAGGAAATTCCGTTTCCCGGAAAGCGCAGTCTTCGCGGACAGGTTGCGGGCCACGAAGCGGATGCGCTCCAAATTCAAATTGAATCGGTACGTCGAACAATCATTGCAAAGTTAAAGGCAACCTACTTTAGGCTTTCATATCTCCAGCAGACACTTTCCATTCTCGAAAGGAACGACAAACTACTGCAGGACGTGCAGCAGATCGTTGAATCCCGCTATCGCGTCGGACAAGGCAATCAGCAGGAGGTCCTTAAAGCCCAGCTTCAGCGCACGAAAATCCTTCAGGAAATCACGATGCACCACCGCGAGGTAGGGCAGCTTCAAGCGCTGCTGAAGCAGCTCCTAAATCGATCGCAAGAAACACTCGACATTCAGACAGAGGCTCTGGCTCTTCGCAATATGGCTTACAGCGCTTCGGACTTACTGAGTGCTGCACGACAGCAGAATCCCGACATTCGGTCGCAGCAGCAAGTGGTTAGAAGAGCGGAATCGCAAGTCGATCTCGCACGCAAGGAGTTTCGGCCAGACTTCAACGTTCAATACATGTATGAGAACACCGACAGGAAGTTCCGCGATTATTACCTGGCGACCTTCGGAATTAATCTGCCGAACCGCGGGCGGCGCAGGGCTGAGTTGGCGGAGGCCGAAGCCGGCCGAGAGCAGGCGAGCAAGCACTTGGAAGCCGAGCTGCAGAAGCGATTAGCCGAAGTACAAAACCAATACGTTTTCGCACAAACCTCTGCCGAACAACTGAGGCTTTACAAGGAAGGACTCCTTCCGCAGTCTGAGGGTGCCTTCCGCTCGGCACTAGCGGCCTACCAAGCCAACCGTCAAGATTTTGAAACGCTGCTTTCTTCGTTTCTCGATGTACTCAATTTTCAACAGGAATACCAGCGCGAGCTGGCGGATCACGAATCTTCTCTGGCGCAGTTGGAAGCTTTGACGGGGGTGACCTTCTGATGAGCGGACATCAAGAGAGGACGAGCTACCGCCGCGGCATGATTTTCGCGATCTGTGTGAACGTACTTTTGATACTCGTTCTATTCGGCTTCTGGTGGCATTCACGGCAGGGAAGGACTAGCAAGGCTGGGCCCGGCTCATTTACGCAAATGGGGAAAGGCAACCAGACGATGGGTTCGCCATCGGGGAGTGGAACGCAAGTCGCGCCCACTCGCGACAGTAATGAAGAACCCGTGGCTCCGGTTCAACTCACACCTCAGCGAATGCAAAGCATCGGGGTGAAGCTTGGCACGGTTGAAATGAAGAAGATCAGCGACGAGATCCGGGTTACGGGAAACGTTGAGGTGGACGAACGGAGGCTGGCGACGGTTCAGCTTCGCTTCCCCGGATGGATTCATAAAGTCTTTGTGGATGCTACCTATGACTACGTTCGCAAGGGGCAGCCGCTATTCACGATTTACAGTCCAGACCTTGTCACCACCGAACAGGAATATCTTCTGGCGCGCAAGAATCAGCAGCAACTCGGGCAAAGCTCGATTCAAAGTGTCGCGGACGGAGCCAACACACTCGTATCCGCTGCCAAACAGCGTCTTCAGCAATGGGAGGTACCGCAAAGCGAAATCGAAAAACTGGACTCCTCCGGAAAGGTGATCACCGACCTCACGATCAACTCTCCGGCTTCCGGCTACGTCACAGAACGCAATGCTCTGCCTAACGCCTATGTCCAGCCGGAAACGAAGCTGTACACGGTTGCCGATCTTTCCACCGTCTGGATCTATGCCCAGGTTTTTCAGACCGATCTGGGACATATTAAACCGGGAAACCCAGCCGAAGTAACGGTAGACGCTTATCCCGGAAAGACATTTAAGGGTCGCGTGGATTTCATTCTGCCGCAGGTGGACCTGAACACGCGTACAGTACGCGTTCGATTGATATTCCCCAATCCCAATTTAGCTCTAAAGCCCGGCATGTACGTAAACATCTCGCTCAAGAGTCCAATGGGCAGAGCTTTGACCGTACCAGCATCTGCAGTATTCCATTCCGGAAGCCGGAACCTTGTTTTCATCAATAAAGGAGAAGGCACTCTTGAACCGCACGAAGTCGAGCTAGGATCGCGCGCCGGCGACGATTATGTCGTTCTCAAGGGGGTAAAGAAGGGCGACTCGATTGTTACTTCCGCAAATTTCCTGATCGACTCCGAAGCTCAACTGCAGGCTGCAGCCGGGGCATTCGTTCCACCGCCTCCAGGTGCGGGAGCAGCCGCAAACAATGCCCCGTCGGTCGCTCCACAAGCAAATGTCGAATTTACCAGCGATCCATCTCCGCCTGCGAAGGGCGGTAACACCTTCCGCGTCAAGCTCACAGGCGCCAACGGATCACCTATCAGCGGCGCGCAAGTGAACATCACGTTCTACATGGCTGCCATGCCCGCAATGGGAATGGCTGCAATGAAAACGGCCGCTAACCTGTCTGACAAAGGCAATGGTCTTTATGAAGGCAAGGCAGAGCTGCAGTCCGGCGGCACCTGGCAGGTGAGCGTTATGGCTCTGCAGAACGGGGCTGTCGTCGCGAGCAAGCACCTGAGTGTGGATGCAACGGGAGGAATGTAACGTGATCGCCTGGGTTATTGAGTGGTGCGCACACAATCGCTTCCTGGTATTCACCGGAACATTTCTTCTGGTCATGGCTGGAA encodes:
- a CDS encoding TolC family protein; translation: MQDLSSFCRWMASAVLFCAPPAIAQGAAPETAPPLFPGGALISHNSVFTTRGPALDAAKQQTSGMPPTGPAVSLAELVREAEQNNPEIAAAQRGYQAAAHVAGQVSALPDTQVSVQQFAVGSPRPFAGYTNTDFAYIGFGASQEIPFPGKRSLRGQVAGHEADALQIQIESVRRTIIAKLKATYFRLSYLQQTLSILERNDKLLQDVQQIVESRYRVGQGNQQEVLKAQLQRTKILQEITMHHREVGQLQALLKQLLNRSQETLDIQTEALALRNMAYSASDLLSAARQQNPDIRSQQQVVRRAESQVDLARKEFRPDFNVQYMYENTDRKFRDYYLATFGINLPNRGRRRAELAEAEAGREQASKHLEAELQKRLAEVQNQYVFAQTSAEQLRLYKEGLLPQSEGAFRSALAAYQANRQDFETLLSSFLDVLNFQQEYQRELADHESSLAQLEALTGVTF
- a CDS encoding efflux RND transporter periplasmic adaptor subunit gives rise to the protein MSGHQERTSYRRGMIFAICVNVLLILVLFGFWWHSRQGRTSKAGPGSFTQMGKGNQTMGSPSGSGTQVAPTRDSNEEPVAPVQLTPQRMQSIGVKLGTVEMKKISDEIRVTGNVEVDERRLATVQLRFPGWIHKVFVDATYDYVRKGQPLFTIYSPDLVTTEQEYLLARKNQQQLGQSSIQSVADGANTLVSAAKQRLQQWEVPQSEIEKLDSSGKVITDLTINSPASGYVTERNALPNAYVQPETKLYTVADLSTVWIYAQVFQTDLGHIKPGNPAEVTVDAYPGKTFKGRVDFILPQVDLNTRTVRVRLIFPNPNLALKPGMYVNISLKSPMGRALTVPASAVFHSGSRNLVFINKGEGTLEPHEVELGSRAGDDYVVLKGVKKGDSIVTSANFLIDSEAQLQAAAGAFVPPPPGAGAAANNAPSVAPQANVEFTSDPSPPAKGGNTFRVKLTGANGSPISGAQVNITFYMAAMPAMGMAAMKTAANLSDKGNGLYEGKAELQSGGTWQVSVMALQNGAVVASKHLSVDATGGM